The Halorhabdus rudnickae DNA segment CTGGACGCCCAGCCCCACCTCGACGGCGACCACGCCGTCTTCGGTGAGGTCATCGACGGCATGGACGCCCTCGAGGAACTCGGCAATGTCGAGACCGGTCCGCGGGACGAGCCGGTCGAGGACGTTCGTCTCAAATCCGTCGAGATACACGAGTAATCTCCCCGACGAGCCAGCCAACGCGATCGATCGCGTCCGCGATCCGGGCGGCTTTTGCAGCCATCGGCACCGGCTTGCCGTCGGAACGCCCCAGCCCTACCATGAGTGATACCGAAGGGCAAGACAACGACGCTATCGACCCAGCAGAGATCGGCGAGCGCGACGCCCCGCCGATCGACGAAAAGCCCTACAAGGTGGTCTTCGAGGCCAACAAGTGTATCGGGGCCGGGAAGTGTTCCCAGGTCGCCGACAACTGGGAACTAGACCTCGAGACGGGGATCGCCCGTCCGAAGCGATACTTCATCGACGAGGGCGAACTCGATGCGAACGTCGAGGCCGCTAAGGTCTGTCCAGCCAAGAAGGATCGAGGGGTCATCCACGTTATCGACCGCCGGACAAACGAGGAACTCGCACCCGATCCCCAGGGTGACGGAACGATCTCCGTCGACTGGTGACGCGTTTCGGCGTTTTTATTCTCTATCGAGATCGAACTCCTCGGCCAGCACGCCGTACCAGTGGACGTCACGGAACTGGCCGTCAGAAAAAGTCGCCTCGCGGTGGATGCCCTCGTGGGTGAATCCGAGTTTTTCGAGGACGCGACGGGAGGCGTCGTTGCCGTCGAAAACCTTCGCCTCGACGCGGTGGAGGCCGAGGTCACGGAACGCGTAGGCGACGATTGTCCCGATAGCGTCAGTGGCGTAGCCGTTGCCATGGTGGTCGGCCGCCACCCAGTACCCCAGTTCGCCCCGCCGGTCCTTCTCCGAGAGATCGTGAAAACTCACCATACCGACCGGCTCTTCGTCGACGGTAATCAGGAGATGAATGGTCTCCTCGTCGGAGATCGTCTCCTCGTAGAACGCCTCGACCTGCTCGCGGTTCGAGGGGACGGGCCATCCCAACGTACGCCAGACGCGTTCGTCCGATCGCTCACGCTGCACGAACGCGAGATCTTCCTCCTCGATCGGCCGGAGGGCCACGGTTTCGCCTTCGAGAAACACTGGACCAGGCATGGCGCGTGGCTTTGTCCAGTTCTATCTTAACGGTGCCGA contains these protein-coding regions:
- a CDS encoding ferredoxin, whose protein sequence is MSDTEGQDNDAIDPAEIGERDAPPIDEKPYKVVFEANKCIGAGKCSQVADNWELDLETGIARPKRYFIDEGELDANVEAAKVCPAKKDRGVIHVIDRRTNEELAPDPQGDGTISVDW
- a CDS encoding GNAT family N-acetyltransferase, which gives rise to MPGPVFLEGETVALRPIEEEDLAFVQRERSDERVWRTLGWPVPSNREQVEAFYEETISDEETIHLLITVDEEPVGMVSFHDLSEKDRRGELGYWVAADHHGNGYATDAIGTIVAYAFRDLGLHRVEAKVFDGNDASRRVLEKLGFTHEGIHREATFSDGQFRDVHWYGVLAEEFDLDRE